A window from Triticum aestivum cultivar Chinese Spring chromosome 6D, IWGSC CS RefSeq v2.1, whole genome shotgun sequence encodes these proteins:
- the LOC123140748 gene encoding uncharacterized protein: MEFDLPQPPSKVLDDDELLAAETLLRVGFPTMLVCADIMEGETPPATAVAVSKVLDDDNLLAEILIRVGLPTTLVRAAAVCRRWLHHASDRKFLRRFRELHPPRLLGLHVIEQGRFAWPTAERFVPMLPLPPELDAVVRRVSSSLGSYRRDDVRSTRVIDCRNGSLLIEHHMIEGSSRLGVHRLLFPEKGMTFVPARPRPKIHSSVHAYQEEILTKEGEGGLSYLYMLVPYTREREHEVQVYMLKDGVWCMHPNLPVDGKLYLSRRPDEGPVLVDNKIYIAVDRSEITVLDLTSLSFSETQLTQGVDRGGIGERSTSLARADAAGVYLIHVKELQIRLWLHKEGDWLLVDTICLREMLASLSMLGSNASLRIKSVGDNAEFVFLEMGRCTLHLDVKYRTLRKVYEVTEEGAYLGDIYPVMMIWPPAFPALKDGPARGAM, from the exons ATGGAGTTTGATCTGCCGCAGCCGCCATCCAAGGTGCTCGACGACGACGAATTACTCGCCGCCGAGACCCTCCTCCGCGTGGGCTTCCCCACCATGCTCGTCTGCGCCGACATAATGGAGGGCGAGACACcgccggcgacggcggtggcggtatCCAAGGTGCTCGACGACGACAACCTCCTCGCCGAGATCCTCATCCGCGTCGGCCTCCCCACCACgctcgtccgcgccgccgccgtctgcaGGCGCTGGCTCCACCACGCATCCGACCGCAAGTTCCTCCGACGTTTCCGTGAGCTCCACCCTCCCCGCCTCCTCGGCCTCCACGTCATTGAGCAGGGCAGGTTTGCGTGGCCGACCGCCGAGCGCTTTGTGCCgatgctgcctctgcctccggagctcGACGCGGTGGTCCGCCGCGTAAGCTCCAGCCTGGGTAGCTACCGGAGGGACGACGTAAGATCGACCCGCGTCATTGACTGCCGGAACGGCAGTCTACTCATCGAGCACCACATGATCGAAGGCAGTTCTAGACTTGGCGTGCACAGGCTGCTATTCCCTGAGAAAGGCATGACCTTTGTTCCAGCACGCCCACGCCCCAAAATCCACAGTTCCGTTCACGCATACCAGGAAGAAATCCTcaccaaagaaggagaaggcggctTGTCTTACTTGTACATGTTGGTGCCGTATACCAGGGAGAGGGAACATGAGGTACAAGTATATATGTTGAAGGACGGTGTCTGGTGCATGCATCCTAATTTGCCCGTAGATGGCAAGCTCTATCTTAGTCGTCGGCCGGATGAAGGACCCGTGCTTGTCGACAATAAGATCTATATTGCAGTTGACCGGAGCGAAATTACTGTCTTGGATTTGACGTCCTTGAGTTTCTCCGAAACTCAGCTCACACAAGGGGTGGATCGTGGCGGCATTGGCGAGCGAAGTACCAGCTTGGCACGTGCTGATGCCGCTGGTGTATACCTTATCCATGTCAAGGAGCTTCAAATTCGCCTATGGCTCCACAAGGAAGGCGACTGGTTGCTAGTGGACACCATTTGTTTGCGTGAGATGTTAGCTAGTCTGAGTATGTTAGGTTCCAATGCTTCTCTCCGAATAAAAAGTGTGGGGGACAATGCTGAGTTTGTGTTCTTGGAGATGGGTCGATGCACACTCCACTTGGATGTTAAGTACAGGACACTGCGTAAAGTCTATGAGGTGACAGAAGAGGGTGCATATTTGGGCGATATCTATCCTGTTATGATGATCTGGCCTCCAGCATTTcctgcgctcaaggatggtcctgCAAG AGGTGCCATGTGA